One segment of Skermanella rosea DNA contains the following:
- a CDS encoding TRAP transporter substrate-binding protein translates to MRNTLKSLCAALVATGALLTAGTGHAADIRDRTVKFAFVQNIDNHWGAGAEKFAEIVKEKSGGKIKIKLFPGGVLGGDVQTVSALQGGTVEMAMMGPSLLVGLVKEFSVFDFPFLFRNAQESDAILDGPAGKALIDKLQAKGIVGLSYWEHGFRNLTNNRHPVAKWEDIQGLKIRVIQVPLYIEAFNAMGANAVPLPLPELYTALETGTVDGQENPLASILSSKFNEVQKHVSTTNHTYNPLIVLSSKKFWDKLTADEQKLLLDAAEEVKPYQRKVSRDMNAAALEELKAGGMTVTEVSDDERARMAEKLQPVVAKFTQETDEALVRDINAQLEKIRAAQ, encoded by the coding sequence ATGAGGAACACGCTGAAAAGCCTGTGCGCGGCACTGGTCGCGACCGGAGCCCTGCTGACCGCCGGCACGGGCCACGCCGCCGACATCCGCGACCGCACCGTCAAGTTCGCCTTCGTGCAGAACATCGACAACCACTGGGGCGCCGGGGCCGAGAAGTTCGCCGAGATCGTCAAGGAGAAGAGCGGCGGCAAGATCAAGATCAAGCTCTTCCCGGGCGGCGTCCTGGGCGGCGACGTCCAGACCGTCTCGGCGCTCCAGGGCGGCACGGTCGAGATGGCCATGATGGGGCCGTCCCTGCTGGTAGGCCTGGTCAAGGAATTCTCCGTCTTCGACTTCCCCTTCCTGTTCCGGAACGCCCAGGAGAGCGACGCGATCCTGGACGGCCCGGCCGGCAAGGCGCTGATCGACAAGCTTCAGGCCAAGGGGATCGTCGGCCTGTCCTACTGGGAGCACGGCTTCCGCAACCTGACCAACAACCGGCATCCCGTGGCCAAGTGGGAAGACATCCAGGGCCTGAAGATCCGGGTGATCCAGGTCCCGCTCTACATCGAGGCGTTCAACGCCATGGGCGCCAACGCCGTGCCGCTGCCCCTGCCGGAGCTCTACACGGCGCTTGAGACGGGGACCGTCGACGGGCAGGAGAACCCGCTCGCCTCGATCCTCTCCTCCAAGTTCAACGAGGTGCAGAAGCACGTCTCCACCACCAACCACACCTACAATCCGCTGATCGTCCTGAGCAGCAAGAAGTTCTGGGACAAGCTGACGGCGGACGAGCAGAAGCTGCTGCTCGACGCGGCGGAGGAGGTGAAGCCCTATCAGCGCAAGGTGTCCCGCGACATGAACGCGGCGGCGCTGGAAGAGCTGAAGGCGGGCGGCATGACCGTGACCGAGGTTTCGGACGACGAGAGGGCCCGCATGGCGGAGAAGCTGCAGCCGGTCGTCGCCAAGTTCACCCAGGAGACCGACGAGGCGCTGGTGCGGGACATCAACGCCCAGCTGGAGAAGATCCGGGCGGCCCAGTAG